The DNA segment TCATGTCGCCTTCGGAGTATTCCTCCACCTTCTCGGCAAAGAGCTCCATGGATTTGGAGATGTGGTGGGAGGGGGGAAGCTGATTGGACAGCCTGAAGGTCTCCGCCGATGCGGCGGTCACGCCAAACACACATACCACTGCGGCCACGCAAAGCAGCCCGACAAAACGTTTCATACACATACGCTCCTCTCGTCAAACCGACTCTCTACACCCTTATGACAGGCATATTCCGACACGCACTCCTCTTGACGCTTCTCCTCCGAAAAAACCACCTCTTTCCCAAAGCAGGGCCACATCACGGAAAAGTGATATCGAGATCTACCGAAAAAGCAGGTGTTTAGCGATCATTCTACGCATTTGCGCCGTGCTTCGCAAGTACGCGTTCTCGTTCACCAGATATCCTCCGCCGGCAGGACAAGGCATCTCTTCTCCGGGACACCTACCGCCTGCGCCGGGGGATGTGCTTGCGGAGCTCCTCGGCGGAGACCCGGGTCAGATCGGCCCGAGGCAGCCCGGCCAGCAGCTCCCAGCCGCGGTCCAGGGAAGCACCGATCTCCCGGTCCTCCTCGCGGTCCTGCCTGAGGAACCCCTTCTCGAAGGCATCGCCGAAACCCAGGTAGGCCCGGTCGTCGTCGTTAAGCTCGTCCTCGCCGACCACACCGGCCAGCGCCCGCACCTCCCGGACCCGGCTGTAGGAGGCGAAAAGCTGACTGGCCAGGCCGGGGTGATCCTCCCGTGTGTAGTCCCCGCCGATGCCGTCTTTCATCAACCTTGAGAGGCTGGTCAGGATATCCACAGCCGGGTAGAGCCCCTTATTGGCCAGCTCCCTGGAGAGAACGAGCTGCCCCTCGGTGATGAATCCCGTCAGATCGGGGATAGGGTGGGTGATGTCGTCGTTGGGCATGGAGAGGATGGGAAGCTGGGTCACGCTGCCGCCGCTTCCCTCCACCACGCCGGCCCGCTCGTAGAGCGAGGCCAGATCGCTGTAGAGATAGGAGGGATAGCCCTTCCGGCTGGGCACCTCGCCCCGGGCCACGCTCAGCTCCCGCAGGGCCTCGCAGTAGTTGGTCATGTCCGTCATGATCACCAGCACGTGCATCCCGCGATCGAAGGCCAGGTACTCCGCGGCGGCCAGGGCGAACCGCGGCGTGGCCAGCCGCTCGATAACGGGATCGTCGGCGAGGTTGAGGAACATCAGCACATTGGCGGCCCGTCCGCGGCGGGTGAGCTCCTCGGTGAAGAAAGCGGCGTCGTCGTGCTTGATCCCGATCCCCGCGAAGACCACCGCAAAGTTCTCCTCCCCCACCAGCCTGGACTGGGTGGCGATCTGCACGGCCAGGCTGTTGTGGGGCAATCCGTTGCCGGAGAAGATGGGGAGCTTCTGCCCGCGGATCAGGGTGGCCAGGACATCCAGCGCGGAGACCCCGGTGTGGATGAAATCCCGGGGATAGCGGCGGGCCATGGGGTTGATCGGCGCGCCGTTCACATCCCGCCGGAGGCCGCCGAGGACGGGGCCGCAACCGTCACGGGCCTCGCCGAGGCCGTTGAAGACGCGGCCCACCATGGAGGGCGCCAGGGCAGCCTCCAGCCCCCTTCCGGTGAAACGCACACTGGTTCCGCTGGGCACCAGGTCGCCGGTACCGGCGAAGACCTGCACCAGCGTCGCCGCCTCGTCGATCATGACCACCCTTCCCTTGCGGGGGTGCCCCGCGGGGTCGATCACCTCGACAATCTCGTCGTAGCCCACACCCTCGATGCCTCCCAGGAGGACAAAGGGACCGTTGATCCGTTCCACACCGATATGTTCCGTCCGCGCCATCAGGCCTCACCCCCAGCCGGGGCGAGCCGCTCCCGACCCACCTCGTCGAGCTTGCGCAGCAGCTCCTCCCGCTGCGCCGCGATCCG comes from the Synergistales bacterium genome and includes:
- a CDS encoding V-type ATP synthase subunit B; amino-acid sequence: MARTEHIGVERINGPFVLLGGIEGVGYDEIVEVIDPAGHPRKGRVVMIDEAATLVQVFAGTGDLVPSGTSVRFTGRGLEAALAPSMVGRVFNGLGEARDGCGPVLGGLRRDVNGAPINPMARRYPRDFIHTGVSALDVLATLIRGQKLPIFSGNGLPHNSLAVQIATQSRLVGEENFAVVFAGIGIKHDDAAFFTEELTRRGRAANVLMFLNLADDPVIERLATPRFALAAAEYLAFDRGMHVLVIMTDMTNYCEALRELSVARGEVPSRKGYPSYLYSDLASLYERAGVVEGSGGSVTQLPILSMPNDDITHPIPDLTGFITEGQLVLSRELANKGLYPAVDILTSLSRLMKDGIGGDYTREDHPGLASQLFASYSRVREVRALAGVVGEDELNDDDRAYLGFGDAFEKGFLRQDREEDREIGASLDRGWELLAGLPRADLTRVSAEELRKHIPRRRR